Proteins from one Desulfonema limicola genomic window:
- a CDS encoding response regulator has translation MGQSEEKVLIVDDDLVMLELLESGLAADHEIYETLSASSAREAIDILERVHISLVVSDVKMPVMSGLDLLAKIREKYPNTKVILITADDSQKLHNDIKKSGCHFFQKPIKMNLLRDLINRELFVKEENGFAGTLNNIQLPDLIQMCCYSSISTAIRVYMGNQSGTIYIEDGEIIHAECQGEEGLEAFYKVFSWRSGRFENLGDIVMPKTTIDKNWQYLLMEGHRQMDEAEALRRDEEEISLPDNKAPFLNSSDILRILIVDDSPMMCKILTDMLSADKNIEVAGTAVNGEDALKKIDDLQPDLITLDVNMPVMCGSTALKHIMIKNPCPVVIVSAMNNEAKTGVLDFLLLGAVDFIQKPVRTMDMEIQQKRLITSVCNAAGAKISNFRRTRVAKQVTDKKKLPQKQSSSLVVICSGAGGYAELFKIIPVIPDIQSCIVVLQEMFPSFQSPLSESLNQKSRINVKALQDKAALIDSQCYVALNNVSLGLKNTSQGYFLEPEEDITKIDFSDHMPDNFLKAASDIFSDRLKVILLSGANIGTMEGLAYVKKHQGIIIAQQPDSCLIPYPLEKAAAKGLITSEADIKEVINIIKR, from the coding sequence CTCTTGTTGTTTCAGATGTTAAAATGCCTGTTATGTCAGGTCTGGATCTTTTAGCTAAAATACGTGAAAAATATCCTAATACCAAAGTTATACTGATAACTGCAGATGATTCCCAGAAGCTTCATAATGATATTAAAAAAAGCGGGTGTCATTTTTTTCAAAAACCCATTAAAATGAATCTTCTCAGGGATTTGATAAACAGGGAGTTATTTGTAAAAGAAGAAAACGGTTTTGCCGGAACCCTTAACAATATCCAGCTTCCAGACCTTATTCAAATGTGCTGCTATTCAAGCATCAGTACTGCCATCAGGGTATATATGGGAAACCAGTCAGGAACCATTTATATAGAAGATGGAGAAATTATCCATGCTGAATGCCAGGGAGAAGAGGGGCTTGAAGCTTTTTACAAGGTATTTTCATGGAGAAGCGGGCGTTTTGAAAACCTGGGCGATATCGTTATGCCCAAGACCACCATTGATAAAAACTGGCAGTATCTTCTTATGGAAGGCCACAGGCAGATGGATGAAGCTGAAGCTTTGCGCCGGGATGAAGAGGAAATTTCACTGCCTGATAATAAAGCCCCGTTTCTTAATTCCTCAGATATTCTTCGCATTCTCATTGTAGATGATTCACCCATGATGTGTAAAATTCTTACAGATATGCTTTCTGCTGATAAAAATATAGAGGTTGCAGGAACAGCGGTAAATGGAGAAGATGCCTTAAAAAAGATTGATGATCTCCAGCCTGATCTTATTACCCTTGATGTTAATATGCCGGTTATGTGCGGAAGTACTGCTTTAAAGCATATTATGATAAAAAATCCATGTCCTGTTGTAATTGTCAGTGCAATGAATAATGAAGCAAAAACAGGGGTTCTTGATTTCCTGCTCCTGGGTGCGGTTGATTTTATCCAAAAGCCTGTAAGAACAATGGATATGGAAATTCAGCAGAAAAGATTAATCACAAGTGTATGTAATGCTGCTGGTGCAAAAATCAGTAATTTCAGGCGTACCAGAGTGGCTAAACAGGTTACAGATAAAAAAAAACTGCCCCAAAAACAAAGCAGCTCTCTTGTAGTCATATGTTCTGGTGCGGGAGGATATGCGGAATTATTTAAAATTATCCCTGTGATTCCAGACATTCAATCCTGTATTGTGGTTTTGCAGGAAATGTTTCCCTCTTTTCAATCTCCTTTATCTGAATCCTTGAACCAGAAAAGCCGGATAAATGTCAAGGCTCTTCAGGATAAAGCCGCCTTGATAGACAGCCAGTGTTATGTGGCATTAAACAATGTTTCCCTTGGTCTAAAAAATACAAGCCAGGGATATTTCCTTGAACCTGAAGAAGATATTACAAAAATTGATTTTTCAGATCATATGCCTGACAATTTTCTTAAAGCAGCATCTGATATTTTTTCAGACCGTCTCAAGGTTATTCTTTTATCAGGAGCAAATATCGGTACCATGGAGGGCCTTGCTTATGTTAAAAAACACCAGGGAATCATTATTGCACAACAGCCGGATTCATGCCTTATTCCCTATCCCCTTGAAAAAGCTGCTGCAAAGGGACTGATAACCTCTGAAGCAGATATTAAAGAAGTTATAAATATAATAAAGAGATAA